A DNA window from Calliphora vicina chromosome 1, idCalVici1.1, whole genome shotgun sequence contains the following coding sequences:
- the LOC135949428 gene encoding uncharacterized protein LOC135949428 has protein sequence MKRFSCCFNLRTLGFSIAALDILVSLTALILCSYYLYRDYFNLTNWAVASYENVKIIDPLSNMLSSVVDYVLLHNFPDAFYVVMSIILWIKSLINFILASLLIDGIRKKRTICIAPWLINTIISVLVELTTYIFMEMKYNEIDAATDKRIVRSIMFGIFIMFNVMFTFAIYWLCKFLKLQRQENQVLQDSIVEASGMFQHVKV, from the exons ATGAAACGTTTTTCTTGCTGTTTTAATCTTCGTACACTCGGTTTTAGCATAGCTGCTCTagatattttagtttctttaactGCTTTGATTTTATGCAGTTACTATTTGTAtagagattattttaatttaacaaattggGCCGTTGCTTCGTATGAGAATGTGAAAATTATTGATCCTTTAAGCAATATGTTGTCATCGGTTG TTGATTATGTGTTGCTGCATAATTTTCCAGATGCGTTTTATGTTGTTATGTCTATCATTTTGTGGATTAAATCTTTGATTAATTTTATACTAGCTTCTCTACTGATCGATGGTATTAGAAAG AAGCGTACCATTTGCATAGCACCCTGGCTAATAAACACTATCATATCGGTATTGGTAGAATTGACCACTTATATATTTATGGAAATGAAATATAATGAAATCGATGCGGCCACCGACAAACGTATAGTACGCAGCATAATGTTTGGCATATTTATTA TGTTCAATGTAATGTTTACTTTTGCCATTTACTGGTtgtgtaaatttttgaaattacaaCGACAAGAAAATCAAGTCTTACAGGATAGTATTGTGGAGGCCTCGGGAATGTTTCAGCATGTTAAGGTTtaa